From Trichoderma atroviride chromosome 1, complete sequence, one genomic window encodes:
- a CDS encoding uncharacterized protein (EggNog:ENOG41~SECRETED:SignalP(1-16)): protein MLSLLSTLLLVGSALALPSRVVPRDADTSYPPPPATTATGCTASSTKVSKWTVDDFDFHASYTFSTPAHQNSWGYVNFTLSNPALGYTPVCSAASDQLSDFFYGNFVYNCEVPASAAADKATFTFARPTNSLAINQTWHCADEGSRFTAQGGVQLNLTCSDTTWQNPNWQPGQIYSQRTVTCGKVTAPATIEEMSAVL from the coding sequence atgtTGAGCCTCTTGTCTACTCTCCTCCTCGTTGGCTCGGCCCTGGCCCTGCCCTCTCGCGTCGTGCCTCGAGATGCCGACACCTCCTATCCCCCGCCtcccgccaccaccgccacggGATGCACCGCCAGCTCGACAAAGGTCTCCAAGTGGACTGTCGACGACTTCGACTTCCACGCCTCGTACACCTTCTCGACGCCCGCCCACCAGAACTCGTGGGGCTACGTCAACTTCACGCTGAGCAACCCGGCGCTCGGCTACACGCCCGTCTGCAGCGCGGCCTCGGACCAGCTCTCCGACTTCTTCTACGGCAACTTTGTCTACAACTGCGAGGTGcccgcctccgccgccgccgacaagGCCACCTTCACCTTTGCGCGGCCCACCAACAGCCTCGCCATCAACCAGACGTGGCACTGCGCCGACGAGGGCAGCCGCTTCACGGCCCAGGGCGGCGTCCAGCTGAATCTGACCTGCAGCGACACCACCTGGCAGAACCCCAACTGGCAGCCCGGCCAGATCTACTCGCAGCGTACCGTCACCTGCGGCAAGGTCACCGCCCCTGCGACGATTGAGGAGATGAGCGCTGTTCTGTAG